In Kineococcus sp. NBC_00420, a single genomic region encodes these proteins:
- a CDS encoding CGNR zinc finger domain-containing protein, giving the protein MPADSGYAEPGGRAPAPAPLRLAQVFCNTADREAGADALQTPADLVQWLASYDLLDEREQANDDDLTLAVDLREGLRWLFLTHHDSAHTAPADPTDPTDPTDLADGDDGEGASRLETALAQLPVRLTVPEGAVKTAPWMDAPVRAGLTHIAAVLIRAEPGQLTRLKACRRDVCQWVFYDSSRNRGSTWCAMDICGARTKMATYRDRRRDH; this is encoded by the coding sequence GTGCCTGCAGACAGTGGCTACGCCGAGCCGGGAGGGCGGGCGCCGGCGCCGGCGCCGCTGCGTCTGGCGCAGGTCTTCTGCAACACCGCCGACCGCGAGGCCGGGGCCGATGCTTTGCAGACTCCCGCTGACCTCGTGCAGTGGTTGGCCAGCTACGACCTGCTCGACGAGCGCGAGCAGGCCAACGACGATGACCTCACCCTCGCCGTGGACCTGCGTGAAGGACTGCGCTGGCTGTTCCTGACCCACCACGACAGTGCGCACACCGCCCCGGCTGACCCCACCGACCCGACTGACCCCACCGACCTGGCCGATGGAGACGATGGCGAGGGAGCGAGTCGCCTGGAGACGGCCCTGGCTCAGTTGCCGGTGCGGTTGACGGTCCCTGAAGGCGCAGTGAAGACGGCACCCTGGATGGATGCGCCGGTCCGGGCTGGGCTGACGCACATCGCCGCTGTGTTGATCCGCGCGGAGCCGGGACAGCTGACCCGGTTGAAGGCTTGCCGCCGCGACGTGTGTCAGTGGGTGTTCTACGACTCCTCCCGCAACCGGGGCAGTACGTGGTGCGCCATGGACATCTGCGGGGCGCGCACCAAGATGGCCACCTACCGGGACCGCCGCCGCGATCACTGA